A genomic window from Brevibacillus agri includes:
- the rlmB gene encoding 23S rRNA (guanosine(2251)-2'-O)-methyltransferase RlmB yields MSEEWILGKNPVIEALRSGRTINKIWIAEGTNKNLMAPVFALAKEQGVIVTTANRKKLDQLVSTDNHQGVVASVAAYDYVEVDDILQRAEEKGEQPFLLLLDELEDPHNLGSIMRTADAVGAHGIVIPKRRSVSLTATVAKASAGAINYVPVARVTNLVRTMEELKERGVWIAGTDASAKQDFRQGDYTMPLAVVIGSEGKGMSRLVRENCDFLYSLPMAGNVTSLNASVAAALLMYEVYRSRSPLPTRVK; encoded by the coding sequence ATGAGTGAAGAGTGGATTTTGGGGAAAAACCCCGTGATCGAGGCGCTGCGTTCCGGGCGCACGATCAACAAGATTTGGATTGCGGAAGGGACCAACAAAAATTTGATGGCACCTGTCTTTGCTTTGGCAAAAGAGCAGGGGGTCATTGTGACTACCGCCAACCGCAAAAAGCTGGACCAGCTTGTGTCGACGGACAACCATCAGGGAGTCGTGGCTTCTGTCGCGGCTTACGACTACGTAGAAGTGGACGACATTTTGCAGCGGGCCGAGGAAAAAGGCGAGCAGCCGTTCCTTTTGCTGCTGGACGAGCTGGAAGACCCGCATAACCTGGGTTCGATCATGCGTACCGCAGATGCGGTGGGAGCGCATGGCATCGTCATTCCGAAGCGGCGCTCTGTCAGCCTGACAGCGACGGTGGCAAAGGCGTCAGCCGGAGCGATCAACTACGTGCCCGTAGCGCGCGTCACCAATCTCGTGCGCACGATGGAGGAGCTGAAGGAGCGCGGAGTCTGGATCGCGGGAACGGACGCCAGCGCCAAGCAGGACTTCCGCCAGGGCGACTACACGATGCCGCTCGCCGTTGTCATCGGCAGTGAAGGAAAAGGGATGAGTCGCCTCGTGCGGGAAAACTGTGATTTCCTCTACAGTCTGCCCATGGCGGGCAACGTCACCTCCCTGAATGCTTCGGTGGCTGCTGCTTTGCTGATGTATGAAGTATATCGCTCCAGGAGTCCTCTTCCGACGCGGGTGAAGTGA
- the secE gene encoding preprotein translocase subunit SecE, with protein sequence MVDATKSGGGKVGFLARIGASFRRTGDFFGDVMSELKKVRWPNRKELTTYTIVVLVTVVLLAIFFFVVDLGISRLIDLILGT encoded by the coding sequence ATGGTTGATGCGACGAAGTCAGGGGGTGGCAAAGTGGGTTTTTTAGCACGAATCGGAGCCAGTTTTCGCCGCACCGGTGATTTCTTTGGCGACGTAATGTCCGAACTAAAGAAAGTCCGTTGGCCGAATCGTAAAGAATTGACGACCTATACGATCGTCGTTCTCGTTACGGTTGTGCTTCTGGCAATATTCTTCTTCGTCGTTGATTTGGGAATCTCGCGCTTGATCGATTTGATTCTAGGAACGTAA
- a CDS encoding class I SAM-dependent methyltransferase produces the protein MADHYYTNRPGAAHDEQQFSFVLRGKELRFITDAGVFSRDRIDFGSVLLIENMEIGSHARVLDVGCGYGPIGLTAATLADQGRVTMIDVNERAVDLARRNAERNGIKNVEVRVSDVYSAVQGEQYDVILTNPPIRAGKEIVHRIFTEGHALLVEDGEMWVVIQKKQGAPSALKKLQETYREVIEVDREKGYSIFRAIK, from the coding sequence GTGGCAGATCACTATTACACCAATCGGCCGGGGGCAGCGCATGACGAGCAGCAGTTTTCGTTTGTGCTGCGCGGGAAGGAGCTGCGCTTCATCACGGACGCAGGCGTTTTTTCCCGGGACCGGATTGACTTTGGAAGTGTATTGCTCATCGAAAACATGGAGATCGGCAGTCATGCGCGTGTGCTGGATGTGGGCTGTGGCTACGGGCCGATCGGCTTGACGGCTGCCACGCTTGCGGATCAGGGGCGGGTGACGATGATCGACGTGAATGAGCGTGCGGTTGACCTGGCTCGTCGGAATGCCGAAAGAAACGGGATCAAAAATGTTGAGGTGCGGGTCAGTGACGTTTACAGCGCCGTGCAAGGCGAGCAGTACGACGTCATTTTGACCAATCCGCCGATTCGGGCGGGCAAGGAAATTGTGCATCGCATTTTTACTGAAGGACATGCGCTGCTCGTGGAAGATGGAGAGATGTGGGTAGTGATTCAGAAAAAGCAAGGCGCTCCGTCTGCTCTGAAGAAGCTGCAAGAGACGTACCGTGAAGTGATTGAAGTGGATCGGGAAAAGGGATACTCCATCTTTCGGGCAATCAAATAG
- the rplA gene encoding 50S ribosomal protein L1 — translation MAKKGKKYQEAVKLVDKNKVYEVVEGIELVKKAATAKFDETVEAAFRLGVDPKRADQQIRGAVVLPHGTGKVQRVLVFAKGEKAKEAEAAGADFVGDADMIAKIQGGWFDFDVVVATPDMMGEVGKLGRVLGPKGLMPNPKTGTVTFDVTKAVNEIKAGKIEYRVDKAGNIHAPIGKVSFDADKLAENLAALTEALNRAKPAAAKGVYMKNVTLSSTMGPGVRVAVK, via the coding sequence ATGGCTAAAAAAGGTAAGAAGTATCAAGAGGCCGTAAAGCTCGTTGATAAAAACAAAGTGTACGAAGTAGTCGAAGGCATTGAGCTGGTTAAAAAAGCAGCTACTGCTAAATTCGACGAAACAGTTGAAGCAGCATTCCGTTTGGGTGTAGACCCGAAACGTGCTGACCAACAAATCCGTGGTGCTGTAGTATTGCCACACGGTACTGGTAAAGTACAACGCGTTCTTGTATTTGCAAAAGGCGAAAAAGCAAAAGAAGCAGAAGCTGCTGGCGCTGACTTCGTAGGCGATGCAGACATGATCGCGAAAATCCAAGGTGGCTGGTTCGACTTTGACGTCGTAGTAGCTACTCCTGACATGATGGGTGAAGTAGGGAAATTGGGTCGTGTACTCGGTCCAAAAGGCCTGATGCCAAACCCTAAAACCGGTACAGTTACTTTCGACGTAACCAAAGCGGTTAACGAAATCAAAGCCGGTAAAATCGAGTACCGCGTAGACAAGGCAGGTAACATCCACGCTCCGATCGGAAAAGTGTCTTTCGACGCTGACAAGCTGGCTGAAAACCTGGCTGCTCTGACAGAAGCGCTGAACCGTGCGAAACCGGCTGCAGCAAAAGGTGTTTACATGAAAAATGTAACCCTGAGCTCTACAATGGGTCCTGGTGTACGCGTAGCTGTAAAATAA
- a CDS encoding NYN domain-containing protein — MAKRKAKQLLIVDGYNIIGAWPELRLLKDQERMDEARDQLISKMAEYQSYTGIKVIIVFDAYNVPGIGRQMEDYLVEIYFTKKKETADEKIEQLVSEFHQKNRQIYVATSDYTSQRVIFGQGALRKSARELLLDMENAGKEIKQQVEKTHEERFSKRIALNDEIAKIFEKWRRE, encoded by the coding sequence ATGGCGAAAAGAAAAGCTAAACAGCTTTTGATCGTGGACGGCTACAATATCATCGGGGCCTGGCCTGAGCTGCGCCTTTTGAAAGATCAGGAGCGGATGGACGAGGCGCGCGACCAGTTGATCTCCAAAATGGCAGAGTACCAGAGCTATACCGGGATCAAAGTCATCATCGTGTTCGACGCATACAACGTTCCCGGCATCGGCCGGCAAATGGAAGATTACCTGGTTGAAATCTACTTCACGAAGAAAAAGGAGACGGCTGACGAAAAAATTGAGCAGCTTGTCTCCGAATTTCACCAAAAAAATCGACAAATTTATGTAGCGACCTCGGACTATACGTCCCAGCGGGTTATTTTTGGACAGGGAGCCTTGCGCAAATCCGCGAGGGAGTTGCTGCTCGATATGGAAAACGCCGGGAAAGAAATCAAGCAGCAGGTCGAAAAAACGCACGAAGAACGGTTCTCCAAACGGATTGCGCTGAACGACGAAATAGCGAAAATATTCGAAAAATGGAGAAGGGAATAA
- the rplK gene encoding 50S ribosomal protein L11, with protein sequence MAKKVIRVIKLQIPAGKANPAPPVGPALGQAGVNIMGFCKEFNARTESEVGMIIPVEITVFEDRSFTFITKTPPAAVLLKKAAGIESGSGVPNKTKVATLKRDKVREIAELKRPDLNAASVEAAMRMVEGTARSMGIVIED encoded by the coding sequence GTGGCTAAGAAGGTTATCCGCGTAATTAAATTACAAATCCCAGCAGGTAAAGCGAATCCTGCACCTCCAGTAGGTCCGGCTCTCGGTCAAGCTGGTGTAAACATCATGGGGTTCTGTAAAGAATTCAATGCTCGTACAGAGAGCGAAGTTGGTATGATTATCCCGGTGGAAATCACCGTGTTCGAAGACCGCTCTTTCACCTTTATCACAAAAACTCCTCCGGCTGCTGTTCTGTTGAAGAAAGCTGCTGGTATCGAGTCCGGTTCCGGCGTACCAAACAAAACAAAGGTTGCTACGCTGAAACGTGATAAAGTTCGCGAAATCGCTGAACTGAAGCGTCCTGACCTGAATGCTGCATCCGTGGAAGCGGCTATGCGCATGGTGGAAGGTACTGCTCGTTCCATGGGTATCGTAATCGAAGACTAA
- the rplJ gene encoding 50S ribosomal protein L10 yields the protein MAEIRPTVIREEKVQAINEIATKLRESQTTVVADYRGLTVAQVTELRKQLREAGVEFQVLKNSLTRLATEKENLTELDQYLTGPNALAFSKDDVVAPAKIIAEFAKKNEKLEIKGGVIEGKVVGAEQIKALATLPSREGLLSMLLSVLQAPMRNVALAIKAVAEQKEGQGA from the coding sequence ATGGCAGAAATTCGTCCAACCGTTATTCGTGAAGAAAAGGTACAAGCGATCAACGAAATCGCAACCAAGCTCCGCGAGAGCCAAACCACAGTGGTGGCTGACTACCGCGGTCTGACTGTAGCCCAAGTTACCGAGCTCCGCAAACAACTGCGTGAAGCTGGTGTTGAGTTCCAGGTGTTGAAAAACTCCCTGACTCGTCTGGCTACCGAGAAGGAAAACCTGACTGAACTGGATCAATATCTGACTGGCCCGAACGCTCTGGCGTTCTCCAAAGACGATGTTGTCGCTCCAGCAAAAATCATCGCGGAATTTGCGAAGAAAAACGAAAAGCTGGAAATCAAGGGTGGCGTGATCGAAGGCAAAGTAGTTGGTGCAGAGCAAATCAAAGCACTGGCAACTCTTCCTTCCCGCGAAGGTCTCTTGTCCATGCTTCTCTCCGTCCTGCAAGCTCCAATGCGCAACGTTGCGTTGGCAATCAAAGCAGTGGCCGAGCAAAAAGAAGGTCAAGGCGCGTAA
- the rplL gene encoding 50S ribosomal protein L7/L12 → MSKEQILEAIKGMSVLELNDLVKAIEEEFGVTAAAPVAVVAGGAAEAAAEQTEFTVTLVSGGASKINVIKVVRELTGLGLKEAKDLVDNAPKTLKEGVSKEEAESLKAKLEEAGAQVEVK, encoded by the coding sequence ATGTCTAAAGAGCAAATCTTGGAAGCCATTAAAGGCATGTCCGTTCTCGAACTGAACGACCTGGTAAAAGCAATCGAAGAAGAATTCGGCGTAACTGCTGCTGCTCCTGTAGCTGTAGTTGCTGGTGGCGCTGCTGAAGCTGCTGCTGAGCAAACTGAATTCACTGTAACCCTGGTAAGCGGCGGCGCTTCCAAAATCAACGTAATCAAAGTTGTTCGCGAACTGACTGGTCTGGGTCTGAAAGAAGCGAAAGACCTGGTAGACAACGCTCCAAAAACACTCAAAGAGGGCGTTTCCAAAGAAGAAGCAGAATCTCTCAAAGCAAAACTCGAAGAAGCTGGCGCACAAGTAGAAGTGAAGTAA
- the rpmG gene encoding 50S ribosomal protein L33, with translation MRVNITLACTECGERNYISTKNKRTTTERVELKKYCSRDKKQTLHRETK, from the coding sequence ATGCGAGTAAACATCACGTTGGCGTGCACCGAGTGTGGCGAGCGTAACTATATCTCCACAAAAAACAAGCGCACCACTACTGAACGTGTTGAGCTGAAAAAGTATTGCTCCCGTGACAAGAAGCAAACCCTTCATCGCGAGACGAAGTAA
- the nusG gene encoding transcription termination/antitermination protein NusG — protein sequence MEKAWYVVHTYSGYENKVKTNLEKRVESMGMEDKIFRVLVPTEEEVETKDGKKRTVTKKVFPGYVLVEMVMTDDSWYVVRNTPGVTGFVGSTGAGSKPTALRPEEADTILKQMGIEIPKIRVDFALRDMVRVTDGPFSNRTGEIIEIHPDRQKVRVLVDIFGRETPVELDFTQVQKLD from the coding sequence ATGGAAAAAGCATGGTATGTCGTTCATACGTACTCAGGTTACGAAAACAAGGTAAAGACGAACCTAGAGAAGCGCGTCGAGTCGATGGGCATGGAAGACAAGATCTTTCGCGTTCTCGTTCCCACTGAAGAAGAAGTGGAGACCAAGGATGGCAAAAAGCGCACCGTCACGAAAAAAGTGTTTCCTGGATACGTCCTTGTTGAAATGGTGATGACGGACGACTCTTGGTATGTCGTGCGCAACACTCCTGGGGTTACCGGCTTTGTCGGATCCACGGGCGCTGGCTCCAAGCCGACAGCGCTGCGTCCTGAAGAGGCCGATACGATTCTCAAGCAAATGGGGATCGAAATTCCCAAGATCAGAGTCGATTTTGCTCTCCGCGATATGGTGCGCGTCACAGATGGTCCGTTTTCTAATCGCACCGGGGAGATTATCGAGATTCACCCCGACAGACAGAAGGTTCGCGTATTGGTGGACATCTTCGGTCGCGAAACACCGGTAGAGCTAGACTTTACACAAGTTCAAAAATTGGATTAG
- the rpoB gene encoding DNA-directed RNA polymerase subunit beta, protein MAGKVIQSGRHRQRRTYSRINEVLGLPNLIEIQQKSYQWFLDEGLREMFQDISPIQDFTGNLVLEFIDYSLGEPKYDVDESKERDVTYAAPLRVKVRLLNKETGEVKEQEVFMGDFPLMTETGTFIINGAERVIVSQLVRSPSVYYNTKVDKNGKQTFTATVIPNRGAWLELETDAKDVIYVRIDRTRKIPVTVLLRALGFGSDIEILNLLGEDEYIKNTLEKDNTDSTEKALIEIYERLRPGEPPTVENAKSLLISRFFDPKRYDLASVGRYKMNKKLHLKNRLYNQRLAETLVDTTTGEIFAEAGQMIDRRLLDRILPALEGNVGYLDVRTHGGVLEEDTIRLQSINIFSPIEDGKIIKVIGNGNVDKSVKHITPADIVAAINYFMNLLHGVGSTDDIDHLGNRRLRSVGELLQNQFRIGLSRMERVVRERMSIQDQNQITPQALINIRPVIASLKEFFGSSQLSQFMDQTNPLAELTHKRRLSALGPGGLTRERAGFEVRDVHHSHYGRMCPIETPEGPNIGLINSLSSFARINDYGFIETPRRKVDPETGFVLNDIVYLTADEEDVFNVAQANQPLDEDGRFVNDMVICRRKGEILSVPRDKVDFMDVSPKQVVSVATALIPFLENDDANRALMGSNMQRQAVPLLIPQAPFVGTGMEHKAAQDSGVAIVAKHPGQVERVTAREIWVRRYKEIDGKKVAGDIDKYKLHKFIRSNQGTCINQRPIVRRGDWIEKGDIIGDGPSTEKGELALGRNVIVAFMTWEGYNYEDAILLSEKLVKDDVYTSIHIEEYESEARDTKLGPEEITRDIPNVGEDALKNLDERGIIRVGAEIQDGDILVGKVTPKGVTELTAEERLLHAIFGEKAREVRDTSLRVPHGGSGIVVDVKVFTRENGDELPPGVNQLVRVYIAQKRKISVGDKMAGRHGNKGVIARIMPEEDMPFLPDGSPVEIVLNPLGVPSRMNIGQVLETHLGMAAKLLGIHVATPVFDGARQAEVFETLEEAGLDRDGKTILYDGRTGEPFDRRVTVGCVYMLKLAHLVDDKIHARSTGPYSLVTQQPLGGKAQFGGQRFGEMEVWALEAYGAAYTLQEILTVKSDDVVGRVKTYEAIVKGENVPEPGVPESFKVLIKELQSLGMDVKILSGDEQEIEMREMEDEDEGNGEKLNLVLEGGSLNDE, encoded by the coding sequence TTGGCAGGTAAAGTGATTCAAAGTGGCCGACACCGCCAGCGTCGTACGTATTCACGTATTAACGAAGTGCTGGGCCTTCCAAATCTCATCGAGATTCAGCAAAAGTCCTACCAATGGTTCCTTGATGAGGGGCTCCGTGAGATGTTCCAAGACATTTCGCCAATCCAGGACTTCACTGGCAATCTCGTGCTGGAGTTTATCGACTACAGTTTGGGAGAGCCGAAGTACGATGTTGACGAGTCGAAAGAACGTGACGTCACCTATGCGGCGCCTCTGCGTGTGAAGGTACGTTTGTTGAACAAAGAGACGGGAGAAGTGAAGGAACAAGAAGTCTTCATGGGGGATTTCCCGCTCATGACCGAAACGGGAACCTTCATTATTAATGGTGCTGAGCGCGTAATCGTCAGCCAGCTTGTTCGTTCCCCCAGTGTATATTACAACACCAAAGTGGACAAAAACGGCAAGCAGACGTTTACAGCTACGGTAATCCCGAACCGGGGTGCGTGGCTGGAGCTGGAGACCGATGCGAAAGACGTAATTTATGTCCGCATCGACCGTACGCGAAAAATCCCGGTAACGGTTCTTTTGCGTGCACTCGGCTTTGGTTCCGACATTGAGATTCTCAACTTGCTGGGTGAAGATGAGTACATCAAGAACACGCTGGAAAAAGACAACACCGACTCTACGGAAAAAGCGCTCATCGAAATTTACGAGCGTCTGCGTCCGGGCGAGCCGCCAACAGTCGAAAACGCGAAGAGCCTCTTGATCTCTCGCTTCTTCGATCCAAAGCGCTATGACCTGGCATCTGTAGGTCGTTACAAAATGAACAAAAAGCTTCATCTGAAAAACCGTCTGTACAACCAGCGCCTGGCTGAGACATTGGTCGATACCACCACAGGTGAAATTTTCGCCGAAGCGGGTCAAATGATTGACCGTCGTCTACTGGATCGCATCCTGCCAGCGCTTGAAGGCAACGTCGGCTATCTGGACGTTCGCACGCATGGCGGCGTTTTGGAAGAGGATACGATTCGTCTGCAATCCATCAATATTTTCTCTCCGATTGAAGATGGCAAGATCATCAAGGTGATCGGAAACGGGAACGTAGATAAATCTGTCAAGCATATTACGCCGGCGGACATCGTAGCGGCGATCAACTACTTCATGAACCTGCTGCACGGTGTCGGTTCCACGGACGATATTGACCACTTGGGCAACCGTCGTCTGCGTTCCGTGGGTGAGCTTTTGCAAAACCAGTTCCGTATCGGTTTGTCCCGTATGGAGCGCGTGGTGCGCGAGCGCATGTCCATCCAGGATCAGAACCAGATTACGCCGCAGGCTCTGATTAACATCCGTCCAGTGATCGCATCGCTGAAGGAGTTCTTCGGAAGCTCGCAGCTTTCCCAGTTCATGGATCAAACGAACCCGTTGGCCGAACTGACGCACAAACGCCGTCTGTCCGCTCTCGGACCGGGTGGTTTGACGCGTGAGCGCGCAGGCTTCGAAGTGCGCGACGTTCACCACTCTCACTATGGCCGTATGTGTCCAATTGAGACGCCGGAGGGTCCGAATATCGGGTTGATTAACTCGCTGTCGTCCTTTGCGCGCATCAACGACTACGGCTTTATCGAGACACCGCGCCGCAAGGTAGACCCGGAAACAGGCTTTGTTCTGAACGACATCGTTTATCTGACTGCGGATGAAGAAGACGTGTTCAACGTGGCGCAGGCGAACCAGCCTCTCGATGAGGATGGCCGCTTTGTCAACGACATGGTTATCTGCCGTCGTAAAGGCGAGATCCTGAGCGTGCCGCGCGACAAGGTAGACTTCATGGACGTATCGCCGAAGCAGGTTGTATCCGTGGCGACCGCGCTCATTCCGTTCCTGGAGAACGATGACGCGAACCGCGCGCTGATGGGTTCCAACATGCAGCGGCAGGCCGTTCCGCTTTTGATTCCACAAGCGCCGTTCGTCGGTACTGGTATGGAACACAAAGCAGCGCAAGACTCCGGTGTGGCGATCGTCGCGAAGCATCCGGGCCAGGTTGAGCGCGTAACGGCTCGCGAAATCTGGGTTCGCCGCTACAAAGAAATCGACGGCAAGAAAGTAGCCGGAGACATCGACAAATACAAATTGCACAAGTTCATCCGTTCCAACCAAGGTACTTGCATCAACCAGCGCCCGATCGTAAGACGCGGAGACTGGATTGAAAAAGGCGATATCATTGGTGACGGTCCATCCACCGAAAAAGGTGAATTGGCACTGGGACGTAACGTAATCGTCGCGTTTATGACGTGGGAAGGTTACAACTACGAGGATGCGATTCTCCTTAGCGAGAAGCTTGTGAAGGATGACGTTTACACGTCGATCCATATTGAAGAATACGAGTCCGAAGCTCGCGACACCAAACTGGGTCCAGAGGAAATCACCCGCGATATTCCAAACGTCGGGGAAGACGCTCTGAAAAACCTGGATGAGCGCGGTATTATCCGCGTCGGTGCGGAGATCCAGGACGGCGATATCCTCGTTGGTAAAGTAACGCCTAAAGGGGTTACCGAGCTGACTGCGGAAGAACGCCTCCTGCACGCTATCTTCGGGGAAAAAGCTCGTGAAGTTCGCGATACATCCCTGCGCGTGCCGCACGGTGGTTCCGGTATTGTTGTAGACGTAAAAGTATTTACGCGTGAGAACGGCGACGAGCTGCCTCCAGGCGTAAACCAACTGGTACGTGTCTATATCGCCCAAAAACGGAAAATTTCCGTGGGTGACAAAATGGCCGGACGACATGGTAACAAAGGGGTTATCGCGCGGATCATGCCAGAAGAGGATATGCCATTCCTCCCAGACGGCTCTCCGGTTGAAATCGTCCTGAACCCGCTGGGCGTACCTTCGCGTATGAACATCGGTCAGGTATTGGAGACGCACCTGGGTATGGCGGCGAAGCTTCTCGGCATCCACGTGGCGACACCTGTATTCGACGGTGCCCGTCAGGCGGAAGTATTCGAGACGCTGGAAGAGGCTGGCCTCGACCGCGATGGAAAAACCATCTTGTACGATGGACGTACAGGTGAACCGTTCGATCGTCGGGTAACGGTCGGATGCGTATACATGCTGAAACTGGCTCACTTGGTGGATGACAAAATCCACGCTCGTTCTACTGGTCCATACTCTCTCGTTACCCAGCAGCCGTTGGGTGGTAAAGCCCAATTCGGCGGACAGCGTTTCGGGGAGATGGAGGTTTGGGCATTGGAAGCTTACGGTGCAGCCTACACCTTGCAGGAAATTCTCACCGTCAAGTCGGATGACGTCGTGGGCCGCGTGAAGACGTACGAAGCGATTGTCAAAGGTGAAAACGTACCAGAGCCAGGTGTTCCTGAATCGTTCAAGGTTCTTATCAAGGAACTGCAAAGCTTGGGTATGGACGTGAAGATCCTGTCCGGTGACGAGCAGGAGATTGAAATGCGGGAAATGGAAGACGAGGATGAAGGCAACGGTGAAAAACTGAACCTCGTTCTCGAAGGTGGAAGCTTGAACGACGAGTAA
- a CDS encoding Mini-ribonuclease 3, with protein sequence MQKEELTRDPNLTNPLVLAFLGDATYAHCVRYHLIAKGLVKPNQLHKAANRYVSAKAQANVLLALMPTLPEEELNVVKRGRNAKSGSTAKNADIIDYRHATAFEALIGYLYLCGKEERIAEIVQQAFAIVEGE encoded by the coding sequence ATGCAAAAAGAAGAACTGACCCGAGATCCAAACCTGACAAATCCACTCGTGCTCGCCTTTCTGGGCGATGCTACCTATGCGCATTGCGTGCGGTATCATCTGATCGCCAAGGGGCTGGTTAAACCTAACCAGCTCCACAAGGCGGCCAATCGTTACGTTTCAGCCAAAGCACAGGCCAATGTGCTGCTCGCGCTGATGCCGACATTGCCGGAGGAAGAGCTGAATGTGGTAAAACGGGGGCGGAATGCCAAGTCCGGCTCCACCGCCAAAAATGCCGATATTATCGACTACAGGCATGCTACGGCTTTTGAAGCGTTGATTGGCTACTTGTATTTGTGTGGAAAAGAAGAGCGGATCGCAGAAATTGTGCAACAGGCGTTTGCGATTGTGGAAGGAGAGTAA
- the sigH gene encoding RNA polymerase sporulation sigma factor SigH, whose product MSVDLKELKHAQYELMTDEEVVDLVRDNDAEALEYLINKYKNFVRAKARSYFLIGADREDIVQEGMIGLYKSIRDFRGDKLTSFKAFAELCITRQIITAIKTATRQKHIPLNSYVSLDKPIYDEDSDRTLLDVISGTKVTDPEELFINREEFDDIEGKMSEILSDLERQVLMLYLDGRSYQQIAVELKRHVKSIDNALQRVKRKLERYLEGREIHL is encoded by the coding sequence GTGAGTGTTGACCTCAAGGAGTTAAAACATGCCCAATATGAACTAATGACCGACGAAGAAGTAGTCGACCTGGTTCGCGATAATGATGCCGAAGCTCTGGAATACTTGATTAACAAGTACAAGAACTTTGTGCGTGCCAAAGCGAGATCCTATTTTCTTATTGGGGCTGACCGCGAAGATATCGTACAGGAAGGCATGATCGGTCTGTACAAGTCCATTCGCGACTTCCGAGGGGACAAGCTCACGTCGTTCAAGGCGTTTGCCGAGCTTTGTATTACTCGTCAAATCATCACGGCGATCAAGACAGCGACTAGGCAGAAGCACATTCCGCTCAACTCGTACGTCTCGCTGGACAAGCCGATTTACGACGAGGATTCTGATCGGACACTGCTCGATGTGATTTCCGGGACCAAAGTGACTGATCCGGAAGAGCTGTTCATCAATCGCGAAGAGTTTGATGACATCGAAGGGAAAATGAGCGAAATTTTGAGTGACCTGGAGCGGCAAGTGCTGATGCTGTACCTGGATGGACGGTCCTATCAACAAATTGCCGTCGAGCTCAAACGTCACGTCAAGTCTATTGATAATGCACTGCAGCGCGTCAAACGCAAACTGGAGCGCTATCTGGAAGGAAGAGAGATTCATCTGTAA